The Terriglobales bacterium genomic interval GCGTCTTGCGCAGCGGCCGAAGCATCGGCGCCAGCGCTCCGGCCGGCACGCGCGTCACTACGCCCGCTGCCACGCACACCGAGCGCGCATGCACACGCTCCGGTGAGAACGAGATCCATTCCCGGATGGCTGGATGCGCGAACGGATCCGGAGCACCGCCCGCAAGCGCAGGCGAGCGGCGCAGGGCCGCACCCGCCAGGCCTCCCACCTCGGCCACCATGACCATCCCGACGGTCCCGGACTCAGCCACGTTCAGGCAGGTTTCCGCCAGCTCGCTCAGTCGTACCGCGCCCGCATCCCGGTTGGCCTCGAAGCGCAGCAGGAAACGGAATGCGCCTTCGCAGGCCAGGCCATAGAGCGTCTCGATCTCGGGCACCAGCGCGTTGGTGGCCACCATGTAGTCGGGAACGCTGGTGCCGTCGCCCGGCTGGTAGGCGGCGGAGCCGGCAACCGCGAGGAACTCCCCGAAGCGCGAGCGACAGTCATCAAAGCCTGCGCCGAAGGCTCCCAAGCCCAAGGCAAAGGCGGTTTCCGGAAACGACAGGGCACGGCAGTGCTGGTGGCGGTAGCGCGAACCCGCCAACAAAGCCGGATCGCCGATCACGCGACAGGCCAGCGCGCCCTCCGGCTCGCAATCGAACACTTCGTGAGCGGCGCTGGGGCTGGTCAGGGCGCGTCCGGGAGGCTGCGCCGCCTTCATGGTGTCGGTGGTGCTCGCCTCGGTCGCCGCCAGCAGGATGGGCTCCAGGCCCACCAATTGAAGGATGCTGCGCACGCGCTCGGAAGCGGCGATGATGACGAACGATCCCTGAATGGCCACCAGCTTTTTGTAGTACTCGACCAGTACGCCGATGCCGGCCGAGCTGAGATACGTGACGTCGGCCAGGTCGAGGCGCAGATGGTGCGCACCCTGCTGCACGATCTCCTTCAACGCCTCCGAGAAGAACTGCGACCAGTAGGAATCCAGGCGGCCGCGCACGCGGAGTTCCAGCACCTGGGCGCGCGGGAGCTTAGTGATTTCCACGGTGCGCTCCGGCCTCCTGCTCCGCCCGACGCAACAAAGCGTGCGGCAAGGTGATACCGGCGGCGCGGGCGGCCTCCGGATTCACCACCAGGTAGGTGCTGGAAAAGTTTTCCATCGGGATCCGGGCCGGACTCTCGCCGCGGATCACGCGGGCAGCCTGAGCGCCGGCGAGGCGGCCACTGTCGAAATATTCACGCGTGATGGCCACCATGGCGCCCTGCTCCACCTGTGCCTTCTGGAAAGCGAACACCGGCAGGTGAGCTTGCGTCGCGGCCCGGGCGATGCTTCCAAAGGCGGAGGCCACAAGGTTGCCGGGCATCTGCATGACGGCGTCGATCCGCTTTCCCACCAAGGCTTGCGCGGCATCGGGGACGTCGGTGGCCGTGCTCACGGGAACCACCTCGATCTCCATGCCCGCCTTACTGGCCGCTTCTTGAAACTGCTCAAGAAAATAGACCATGTTGGTTTCTGCTGGAACGTGCAACGTCCCCAGCCGGCGTACCCGGGGAAAGTATTCCTTCACCAGCGCCATCATCTGCGGGTATCCCACGGAGATGTCGACGCCGGTGACGAAGGGCAGGTGGTCGGTATGGCTGGTGCCGGCTCCGGCGGCGATCCCGCTGGCCACGTAGGCGAAGACTACCGGCGTGCCCTTGCCGCGCCGAATGGCGGCCTGCAGGGTTGGCGTGGAAAACGTAAGCAACAGGTCGGCATTCTGGGTGACGGCCGAATCCACCAGGGCGCTGACGGTCGCCATGTCGCCCTGGGCATTGGAGAAATGCAGCTCGTAATCCCGGCCTTCAACTAAACCGGACTCGCGCAAGCCCGCCAGGGCGCCTTCTTTCGTCTCGTTCGAGTCCAACACGTCGTTGTATTGAATGACGTGGATGTTCCACTTGCGCGCCGAACCCGACTGGCGGGGACCGGCGCCGGAAAATAACAGTCCCGCCGACGCCAGAAGAATCAGCGCCAGGCCCAGCCACAAGCGTTTGACGACGAGCCACACGCTTCACCCGTTCCCGGCCGGAACGCAACCTTCGACCAGAGGCAAGGTGCGAGAGTGTACACGATGCGGAGCCCGGTGGGCGCGGGTTTTGCGGTTCGCTGCGCCGCGGTAGCATGTCTTCCGTGCTAGATTGAGGACGTTCGGGCCCGTAGCTCAGCGGTCAGAGCAGGGGACTCATAATCCCTTGGTCCCAGGTTCGAATCCTGGCGGGCCCACCAGGATCCGCAACCGTTTCCGGCAGCCCGTCGCTTGGCGCGCAAGGAGGAATCTGGATGAATGCGAGGCTATTTCCCCGAGTGTGCCTGTTGGTCGCGGTTGTGGTGGGGCCGTCTTGGGCACAGCAAGCGGAGCTTTCCGGAGGACCTCAGGAACCGCAGCCTGACATCAAGCGAAGGTTCACCGAGGCACAGAAGCGCAATGCGGCGACCCTTCGCCAATACATGTGGAGGTCACGTACCGAACTGAGGCTCAAGGGCGAGACCAAGAAAGTCAGGGTGGAACAGGTACGGTTCGACGCCGGCGGCCAGCAGCAGAAGACTCTGCTGGAGGAAAGCCCGCAAGGTGAGCGGCAGGCTCGAGGCGGGCCGCTGCGGCGGAAGGTAGTCCAGAAGAAGAAGGAAGAGTTCGCCGAGCTGATGCACGACATGGTGAAGCTGGTGACGTCTTACGCACACATTCCACCCGATCGGATGGAAGCGTTCGTAACCAAAGCGCAGTTCAGTCTGGGCCAGGGCGCCCACGCGGGCACCATTCAGATTTCCGGGCAGAACGCCGTGCAGGCCGGCGACACCATGAAGCTGTGGGTCGACAGGCAAACCATGATGATGCACCGCGTGGAGATTCAGACACCCCTCCAGGAAAAGCCGGTCTACGTCGTTCTGGACTTTCAAGACATACCGAACGGACCCACCTGCCAGTCTGCTGTGACGCTTGATTATCCCGAGAAGAAGGTCCAGGTTCTGATCAGGAACTCCGACTACCGGCCTCGGGCTCCGCTTCCCCAATCGCAGGGTCCAGCTTCCGCCTCAGACCGATGGTGGCCGGGAGAATCCAGGGGCTGGCCCTTGGCAGCCGCTATAGTCCCCTAGTCACGCGCAGCTGGAGACGGTGACGAAAACATCTTGAAGAATTGAAGGAGGGAGAATGCAGAACTGGAGGCTTCTCTTGCTGCTTACCCTGGTCGCGCTCGCCGGATTGGAGCTTGGCTCGGGGATGAATCAAACAGTTCAGGCGCAGAGTAATGCCGCCCGCTGCTCGGTTGCCGTTCCCCGCGATTGGGGAGAGTTCCGGGGCGCGACCGAACAGGGCTTCATTTTCGAGGACCAGAACGGAACCGTGCGCATTATCCGGCAACTGCCTTGTCCCGGGCTGGGGAAGCCCCAGATCGCCATCGAACTACGACGCGAATAGGCCACTCTCGTCCGTCACGAGCGCGATCGGCCCGAAGGACGCTTTTGCCGTCGGCTTCTTCGCTTCCACTCATGCTGATGGAGGTCCATGCGGATGCGGCCGCCGGAGAAGGCTACGCCCTCGTTCTCCAGGCGCAGGCGCTGCTCGAACCCCGATTCGCCTGCGAGCAGGATGCGGCCGCCGGCGCCCACGACGCGATGCCACGGCAACCCCCGGGAAACGTGAAGAGCCCACACCACCTGCCGCGCCGCGCCGGGATGGCCGGCGGCACGCGCCACCTGGCCATAGGTCGCCACCTTGCCGCGCGGGATCTGCCGGATCGTCTTGCGAATGCTTTCGAACATTGCCTGACAGAGTAGCCCGTCGAGCACCGGCTGCAAAACCCCTTCCACGACCGGCGGACTCCATCTTCTATAATGAAGCGGTCGTGAGCGTGGCCGATCCGCAGTCCGAAATCTCTTGCGTGAGGAAGCTGACTGATGCACTGGCTCGTTTTTCTGGCTGCAGTAATCCTTCAAGCCCATGACATGCACAGTGGCCACACCATGCCGGCAGCGGCGCCTGCGGCCGATCCGGTTTCGCTGTTCAACCACCGTTTGGCGGGCGTGCTGGTGATCCTGCTGGGCAGCTTCGCCTACCTCGAGAACACCGCTCTGCAGAAGTTCCGCGGGGTGAAGTACCTGTGGCCGATGCCGCTGCTTGTACTGGGTACCTACGTCTTCCTGTACAGCGACAATCCGCAACTCTTTCCTTTTGACCTGCAGCGTTGGGCGCGGCATGCTACCGCCTGGGAGCACAAGACCATCTCGGTGATGGTGATTGCCCTCGGCCTGATTGAACTGTTCCGGCGCACCGGCAAGCTGACCCATCCGGCATGGAAGCACATCCTGAACGGCATCATGCTGACGGCCGGCATGTTGCTGTTGTTCCATCGCGGCAAACACCACGTGGACGTCATCCACACGCAGCACATCTGGATGGGCATTGTGGCGGTGACGCTCTCGGTGGCGAAGATCGTCTCCGATTGGAAGGGTGGCAGCCTGGCGTGGCTGGGACGCTACGCCGTGCCGCTGCTCATGGTCACGCTGGGCATGCAACTGGTGCTGTACGTGGAGTAGCAGCTAAGCCCATGGCGACGGCGCTCCAGTCCGATGCTTCCGGCGCCGCCGCCCGCACGCCTGCGGCCCCATCGCCGACCGCGCGGCTCTCGGTCGGCGTGCTGGTAGACCTGTTCCGCTATCCCGCTGCCGGCGGACACGTGAAGTGCTGGGAGCGCCTGGCGGAGGCGGCGCTCGGGCTCAAAGGCCTCGATCTCACCGTCTACTTTCTTGCCGAGAAGCCCGGCAACGTCGCCCTGGGTGAGAACGCCCGCTATGTCCTGCTGCGGCCGCTGATGGGCACGGATCGGCTGCGCTTCCTGAAAGACGTGGTGGATCACACCGACCTGGCGCCGTTCCGGCCGGGTTTTCATCGCACGTTGGCGAGCCATCACGTCGTTCACGCGACCGACGCGTTCTTCACCCTCGCCAAGTCCGCGCTTTCGCATGCCCGCCGCAGCGGGCGTCCGCTGGTCTGCTCGCTCCACACCGATACCCCGTCCTACGCTCGGGAGCAAGCGGCCATGGTCTTCCGCAAACTTTTCGGCGCGACGCTGAGCGGTCTGGTCGTGGACCGCTGGCGCTGGCACGAACGTATAGGCGGGCGCATGCAACGCCAGTTGCGGCGCTATCTCCAGCATTGCGACTGGAGCCTGGCTTCGCAGGGCGAAGACCTCAGCCTGCTGCAACGCGAGCTGCCGGGACGCGTCTCCACGCTCCGCCGCGGCATCGATAAGCAGCGCTTTCATCCTGAACGTCGCGACCGCGGCCGGCTGAGCACACAGTTCGGCATTCCCGAAGATTGTCTGGTGCTGCTCTGCGTCGGCCGGGTGGACGAGGTCAAGAGCGTTCTCACGCTGGCGCAAGCCGCCCGTCTGCTGGTGGATCGCGGCGTCCCGGCCCACGTCGTGTTCGCCGGTGAAGGCCGCGCCCAAGACGAGATCCGGCAGATCCTCGGCGCCCACGTGACCCTGCCGGGTAACATCCCGCAGGAGGATCTGGCGTGGATTTACGCCAGTTCCGACCTCTTCGTGTTTCCCTCGCGCATCGAAATCTCTCCCAACGTGGTGCTGGAGGCCAAAGCCGCCGGGCTTCCCGTGATGGTCGCGCGCCAGGGCGGCTCGTCCCAATTCGTGAAGGAAACTGGACGCGACGGCCTGGTCATCGCCCAGGACGACCGCGCCGTGTGGGCGGAAGCCATCCAGTCCCTCTGGTCGGATCCCGCGCGGCGCACCGCGATCGCCGCGGAAGCCCGCCGCTGGATCGAAAACGAGCGCCCCTCCTGGCGCGAGGTGCTGGTCCAGGACCTCGTTCCCGTGTGGCAGCGCGTGGCGTGCGAGCGCGGGGTGTGGAGCTGAGCGCGATGTTTGGCCAGCGCATCCTCCTTCTGATTCCGCATCCGGACGACGAAGTCGTCGGCTGTTGTGCCGCCATCGGCCGCGCGCAGCGCGCGGGCGCCAGCGTCTTCGGAGCGTTTCTCACCACCGGCGTGCCGGCTGCCGAAGTCCTGTGGCCGTGGCAGCGGGGCACGCATCACCAGCGCGTGGAACGGCGATTGGGCGAGGCCCGCCGCGCCGCCGAACTGCTGGGCCTCGATCCCGTATGCTTTCGCGACGTTCCCACGCGCCGTCTGAAAGATCACGCACCGGCTACCCTGGAGCTTCTCCGCACCCTGCTCGCCGAAGTGCACGCCGACATGCTGTGGACTCCGGCTTACGAAGGCGGCCACCAGGATCACGACGTTGCCAACTTCCTGGCCAGCCGGCTGCGCGATCGCGTGCCGGTCTGGGAGTTCAGCGAGTACAACTTTTTCGGCGCTGAAGTTCACAGCCAGGAATTCCTCGCGCCCACGGGCGAAGAACAGGTCTTGGCGCTCGATGCCGCCGAGCAGCAGCGCAAGCGCGCTCTCCTGGCGCTTTACGAATCCGAGCAGGGCAACCTCGACTACGTGCGCACCGAGCGCGAGGTGTTCCGTCCCCTCGCCACCTACGATTACTCACGCCCGCCGCATGAAGGCAAGATGTTCTACCAGCGCTTTCAGTGGGTGCCCTATCACCCGCGCGTGGACCACACGCGGCCGGAAGAAGTGTGCCGGGCGCTGGCCGGCTTCGCGGCTCACTCGTAGCGCAACGATTCGCTGGGTTGCAGTTTGGCGGCGCGGCTTGCGGGCAGGTATCCGAACAGGATGCCGGTCAGGCAGGTCACCACGAAGGCGAGCACGACGGACACCCAGGAGATGGGCACGCTCAGTTGGCGCGGGAGAAAGGGCTGCGCCAGGACGGGCAGGCTTACCGCAACGGCGATCCCGGCAACCGCCCCGGTGCTGCTGATGATCAGGGCCTCCAGCAGGAACTGGTAGAGGATCTGGCGGCGGTGGGCGCCGATCGACATGCGCAGTCCGATCTCCTTCGTGCGCTCGGTCACGGTCACCAGCATGATGTTCATGATGCCGATGCCGCTGATGGTCAGTGCGATCAGTCCCACCACCAGCAGCACGATCGAGAGAGCCAGCGAAATGTTGCCCGCCGCCTCCAGCAGGGAGCGCAGGTTCAGCACCTGGTAGACCGCCTCCGGGCGATGGCGGCGCTTCAGCACCTCCGCAACTCCCTGAGTGACCAACGCGACATCCTCCGGGGTCGAGGCCTGCGCGTAGAGTACCGACAGGTAGTCGGTGCCGCTGTAATACTTGAGCAGCGGAAAGGGGATGATCAGCGTCTCGCGCTGGATCTCCGACTGCCCGAAGGTGGAAACGCGCTCGCGGAACACGCCCACCACAGTGAACCGCAGCTCGCCCACCCGCAGCACTTTGCCGATAGGATCCTGCGAGGGAAAGGCCAGGTCCGCCAGTTCCTCGGTGAGGACGCAGACCTTGTTGCGCATCAGCATGTCGTCGGCGTCGAGGAAGCGTCCGCGCACTACGATGAGGTTGCGGATACTCTGGAAGCCTTCGGTCACGCCCACCATGCTGACCGGGCGCTCGATGCCCTCCATCACCACCGTGGTCATCATGGAGCGCGTGCCGGCAACTTCGTTGACGCGCGGCAGACTGCGGGTCGCCTGCATGTCGGTCACCGAGATTTCGTCGACCAGCGGCGTGATGCCCTGGGGTCCGGCGCGCACCAGCTTGGCGTACACGATGTTCGTCCCCACACCCTCGATCTGCGCCATGATGTAGCGCTTCCCGGTGAGCCCCACCGTGACCACCAGCACGATGCAGGCGCTGCCGATCATCACCCCCAGCATGGTGAGGAAGGCGCGGAACTTGTTGGCGCGCAGCGCATCCAGCGACACTTGCCAGATCTCAGGCGTGAACATTCTTCGATCCTAGAAAGAGCATAGCAGAGCCATCCGCCGGGTCTGCTGGATTGGATGCATACGTATGCGTCGCTGCGTTTGCCTCCCGCGGCCCGATAACGGTACCTTACAGAGACTGATGCAGACGGCAGTCAGCCCCGCTACCGAAGCGGCGCCCGCCACCGGGACCCAAGCCGGCGAGGTCACCGTCGTCATCCCGGCCTTCAATGAGCAGGAAGCGATCGTGCGCGAGGTGGAGATGGTGGAAGCCGCCCTCCGCCAGACCGGCTGGCAATACGAGATCATCGTGGTGGACGACGGTTCCACCGATGAGACTGCCGCGCGCGCTGAGTCCACCGGGGCGCAGGTGATCCGGCTGCCGCGCAACCGGGGCTACGGGGCCGCCATCAAGTCCGGTGTCTTGGCCGCGCGTTACCCCTGGGTCCTCATTACCGACGCCGACGGCACGTATCCGCCGCGCTTCATCCCGCGCTTGCTGGAGCTCACCCCGCACCGGGACATGGTGGTGGGCGCGCGCACCGGCGATAAGGTTCACATCCCTTTGCTTCGTCAACCCGCCAAGTGGTTCCTGCGGCGCACCGCCGAGTACCTGGCCGAGCAGCCCATTCCCGACTTGAACTCGGGCCTGCGCGTGATCCGCCGCTCCCTGATCGAGCGCTTTCGACACTTTCTACCCACGGGCTTTTCGTTCACGACCTCGATCACGCTGGCGCTCCTGTGCAATGGCTACGCGGTGGAGTTCACGCCGATCGAGTACGAGAAGCGCATCGGGAAATCCAAGATCCGGCCCGCGCACGCCTTCCAGTTCCTGGTGCAGATCCTGCGCATGATCACGCTCTTCAATCCGCTGCGCGTCTTTCTGCCGCTGGGATTCGTGCCCTTTTTCGCCGGCGTCGCCTATCTGGTTTACGACCTGACGCAATGGAACATTACCGATACCGCGGTGATGGGGGTCGTGAGTGGATTGGTGATCTGGTCCATCGGCCTGCTGGCGGATCAGAACGCGCGCTTCAATATGGACCGGGATTGAACGCACGCGACGCCCTGCATTTTCCCTTTGCTTTGCTCCTACGCCCTCCGCTCCGGGTTCACACTGCGATACCAATGGACGAACCGCCGCAATCCGTCCTCGAGGGAAATGGCGGGTTTGTAGCCCAGCACCCGCTCCGCCTTGGAAATATCGGCCCAGGTGAGCGGCACGTCACCGGGCTGCGCCGGCAACAGGTCGCGGGTGGCTTTTCGGCCGGTCGCTTCTTCCATCGCTTCGACCAGCTCCGACAGCTTCACCGGCTTTGAGTTACCGAGGTTGAAGATCTCACAGAATCCTCCGTCCGGCTCCCGCCGGGACACATAGCTCAGGGCGCGCAGGATGCCGGCTACCGTGTCGTCCACGTAGGTGTAGTCGCGGCCGGTCGAGCCGTCGCCGTAGAAAGGGATGGGCGCGCCGCGCTCGATCATTCCGGTGAACTTGTGAATCGCCAGGTCCGGCCGTTGACGCGGCCCATACACGGTGAAGAAGCGCAGCACCACCACAGCCATTTGGTACAGGCGCGACCAGGTGGCGCACATGATCTCACCGGCGAGCTTGGTGGCCGCATAGGGCGAGACGGGACGGAGGTCGAGTTGCTCCTCGGAGAACGGAGCCGGCGCCAGGCCGTACACCGAACTCGACGACCCGAAGATCAGCCGCTGCACTTTGAACTCCCGGCACAGTTCCAAGACGTTCAGGGTACCGACGATGTTGATTTGCTCGTAGAGGCGTGGCTGCTCGATGGAGGGCCGCACGCCGGCGCGTGCCGCCAGGTGGATCACGACCTCGGGCGGCATGGCGGCGAACGCCTCGCGCACGCTGTCGTAGTCGACGATGTCCGCGACGTGAAGCTGGAACTTCCCCGCTTTCTTCAGGTCCTCCAGGTTCGCCTGCTTCCATTCCGTCGGATAGAAAGGGTCGAGGTGGTCCACGATGTTGAGCGGAAAGTCGGCGCGCAGCAAAGCCTCCGCGAGGTGCGAGCCGACAAAGCCCGCGCCGCCCGTCAGCAGAATGCTTCCCTTTCGCTCCCCCATCGCCTGAACCTCCGAGAACTCTCGCCATTGCG includes:
- a CDS encoding GDP-mannose 4,6-dehydratase gives rise to the protein MGERKGSILLTGGAGFVGSHLAEALLRADFPLNIVDHLDPFYPTEWKQANLEDLKKAGKFQLHVADIVDYDSVREAFAAMPPEVVIHLAARAGVRPSIEQPRLYEQINIVGTLNVLELCREFKVQRLIFGSSSSVYGLAPAPFSEEQLDLRPVSPYAATKLAGEIMCATWSRLYQMAVVVLRFFTVYGPRQRPDLAIHKFTGMIERGAPIPFYGDGSTGRDYTYVDDTVAGILRALSYVSRREPDGGFCEIFNLGNSKPVKLSELVEAMEEATGRKATRDLLPAQPGDVPLTWADISKAERVLGYKPAISLEDGLRRFVHWYRSVNPERRA
- a CDS encoding MGMT family protein encodes the protein MFESIRKTIRQIPRGKVATYGQVARAAGHPGAARQVVWALHVSRGLPWHRVVGAGGRILLAGESGFEQRLRLENEGVAFSGGRIRMDLHQHEWKRRSRRQKRPSGRSRS
- a CDS encoding glycosyltransferase family 2 protein, which translates into the protein MQTAVSPATEAAPATGTQAGEVTVVIPAFNEQEAIVREVEMVEAALRQTGWQYEIIVVDDGSTDETAARAESTGAQVIRLPRNRGYGAAIKSGVLAARYPWVLITDADGTYPPRFIPRLLELTPHRDMVVGARTGDKVHIPLLRQPAKWFLRRTAEYLAEQPIPDLNSGLRVIRRSLIERFRHFLPTGFSFTTSITLALLCNGYAVEFTPIEYEKRIGKSKIRPAHAFQFLVQILRMITLFNPLRVFLPLGFVPFFAGVAYLVYDLTQWNITDTAVMGVVSGLVIWSIGLLADQNARFNMDRD
- a CDS encoding ABC transporter permease; translation: MFTPEIWQVSLDALRANKFRAFLTMLGVMIGSACIVLVVTVGLTGKRYIMAQIEGVGTNIVYAKLVRAGPQGITPLVDEISVTDMQATRSLPRVNEVAGTRSMMTTVVMEGIERPVSMVGVTEGFQSIRNLIVVRGRFLDADDMLMRNKVCVLTEELADLAFPSQDPIGKVLRVGELRFTVVGVFRERVSTFGQSEIQRETLIIPFPLLKYYSGTDYLSVLYAQASTPEDVALVTQGVAEVLKRRHRPEAVYQVLNLRSLLEAAGNISLALSIVLLVVGLIALTISGIGIMNIMLVTVTERTKEIGLRMSIGAHRRQILYQFLLEALIISSTGAVAGIAVAVSLPVLAQPFLPRQLSVPISWVSVVLAFVVTCLTGILFGYLPASRAAKLQPSESLRYE
- a CDS encoding PIG-L family deacetylase → MRARGVELSAMFGQRILLLIPHPDDEVVGCCAAIGRAQRAGASVFGAFLTTGVPAAEVLWPWQRGTHHQRVERRLGEARRAAELLGLDPVCFRDVPTRRLKDHAPATLELLRTLLAEVHADMLWTPAYEGGHQDHDVANFLASRLRDRVPVWEFSEYNFFGAEVHSQEFLAPTGEEQVLALDAAEQQRKRALLALYESEQGNLDYVRTEREVFRPLATYDYSRPPHEGKMFYQRFQWVPYHPRVDHTRPEEVCRALAGFAAHS
- a CDS encoding ABC transporter substrate-binding protein — encoded protein: MWLVVKRLWLGLALILLASAGLLFSGAGPRQSGSARKWNIHVIQYNDVLDSNETKEGALAGLRESGLVEGRDYELHFSNAQGDMATVSALVDSAVTQNADLLLTFSTPTLQAAIRRGKGTPVVFAYVASGIAAGAGTSHTDHLPFVTGVDISVGYPQMMALVKEYFPRVRRLGTLHVPAETNMVYFLEQFQEAASKAGMEIEVVPVSTATDVPDAAQALVGKRIDAVMQMPGNLVASAFGSIARAATQAHLPVFAFQKAQVEQGAMVAITREYFDSGRLAGAQAARVIRGESPARIPMENFSSTYLVVNPEAARAAGITLPHALLRRAEQEAGAHRGNH
- a CDS encoding glycosyltransferase yields the protein MATALQSDASGAAARTPAAPSPTARLSVGVLVDLFRYPAAGGHVKCWERLAEAALGLKGLDLTVYFLAEKPGNVALGENARYVLLRPLMGTDRLRFLKDVVDHTDLAPFRPGFHRTLASHHVVHATDAFFTLAKSALSHARRSGRPLVCSLHTDTPSYAREQAAMVFRKLFGATLSGLVVDRWRWHERIGGRMQRQLRRYLQHCDWSLASQGEDLSLLQRELPGRVSTLRRGIDKQRFHPERRDRGRLSTQFGIPEDCLVLLCVGRVDEVKSVLTLAQAARLLVDRGVPAHVVFAGEGRAQDEIRQILGAHVTLPGNIPQEDLAWIYASSDLFVFPSRIEISPNVVLEAKAAGLPVMVARQGGSSQFVKETGRDGLVIAQDDRAVWAEAIQSLWSDPARRTAIAAEARRWIENERPSWREVLVQDLVPVWQRVACERGVWS
- a CDS encoding STAS domain-containing protein produces the protein MEITKLPRAQVLELRVRGRLDSYWSQFFSEALKEIVQQGAHHLRLDLADVTYLSSAGIGVLVEYYKKLVAIQGSFVIIAASERVRSILQLVGLEPILLAATEASTTDTMKAAQPPGRALTSPSAAHEVFDCEPEGALACRVIGDPALLAGSRYRHQHCRALSFPETAFALGLGAFGAGFDDCRSRFGEFLAVAGSAAYQPGDGTSVPDYMVATNALVPEIETLYGLACEGAFRFLLRFEANRDAGAVRLSELAETCLNVAESGTVGMVMVAEVGGLAGAALRRSPALAGGAPDPFAHPAIREWISFSPERVHARSVCVAAGVVTRVPAGALAPMLRPLRKTLPLTGHFHAAAFSYRPLARGRVDLKPSVAALFENETLRGVLHLLEDDRPIVGVGESELVRGACWVSPITTTTAEGGAA